A genomic region of Halostagnicola larsenii XH-48 contains the following coding sequences:
- a CDS encoding IclR family transcriptional regulator — protein MPGPDATNPVSAVETTVSILETITELEGASLTELAERLDVAKSTIHRHLSTLRQEGYVVTDGDEYHVSLHLFDLASYNRERNPLFHIGRSTADEIAGRIEERVSLVVAEQGRAVKCYIAESNRSITTDSHLGLAMRMHCTSGGKALLSQMDDKRVEEILDRNGLERLTDNTITDRESLFEELQEVRKTGIAFDNQERLAGVRGVAAPVVDKQTGDVIGAFDIAGPATRLEGEKYSEQIPNLVQRAADEIAVNIKYWRTE, from the coding sequence ATGCCCGGACCTGACGCGACAAATCCCGTCTCGGCGGTCGAGACCACGGTTTCGATACTCGAGACTATCACGGAACTCGAAGGCGCGTCGCTGACCGAACTCGCCGAGCGACTCGACGTGGCGAAATCCACGATACACCGGCACCTCTCGACGCTCCGACAGGAGGGGTACGTGGTGACGGACGGCGACGAGTACCACGTCAGCCTCCACCTGTTCGACCTGGCGTCGTACAACCGCGAGCGAAATCCACTGTTCCACATCGGGCGCTCGACCGCCGACGAAATCGCAGGTCGGATAGAAGAGCGCGTCTCGCTCGTGGTCGCCGAGCAGGGGCGAGCGGTCAAGTGTTATATCGCCGAGAGCAACCGTTCCATCACGACCGACTCACATCTCGGACTGGCGATGCGTATGCACTGCACGTCGGGCGGGAAGGCGCTACTCTCGCAAATGGACGACAAGCGGGTCGAGGAGATCCTCGACCGAAACGGTCTCGAACGCCTGACCGACAACACCATCACCGACCGTGAGTCGCTGTTCGAGGAACTTCAAGAGGTTCGCAAAACGGGTATCGCGTTCGATAACCAAGAGCGGTTGGCCGGGGTTCGGGGCGTCGCCGCGCCCGTAGTGGACAAGCAGACCGGCGACGTAATCGGCGCGTTCGACATCGCCGGACCCGCTACCAGACTCGAAGGTGAGAAGTACAGCGAGCAGATTCCGAACCTCGTCCAGCGGGCGGCCGACGAAATCGCGGTCAACATCAAGTACTGGCGGACCGAGTGA
- a CDS encoding sulfatase-like hydrolase/transferase yields the protein MASQPNILLIMADQHRGDAIGADPHCPTDSEGYPFVHTPELDNLVERGALFSRAYVPAPICVPARQSLWSGQTPATTGATNWYGHPWEFEHTLAGELTDAGYQTHLVGKTHSHPRGNHVGFERMGPTHVGASLRDDGYAEWLRDRSGGAYDKHTGGLESNTWTARPSHVPEHEHPTTWTTTKALEFLDERDEDRPFFLTVSYQRPHPPFDPPRAFWEMYADRDLPTPVVGEWVDDAFGDEIPTYPPTDAWIADLSPHEIDRARAAYYGLVTQIDFQVTRLFEAMWREFGVLDDTLVVYTSDHGEMLGDHHLWRKGFPFEGSARVPLLMQFPDGCDYPTERVIDRPVGLEDVMPTLLDVAGVDVPASVEGRSLLSLVEDPHADWRPYYHGELGPSWTPEDATQYLVDDEYKYAWNPHTGDEFLFDVAEDRREKTNLAVSSDNEDLLAAYRSKLARHLEGREEGFSDGETLRTVGLDAWDGMETP from the coding sequence ATGGCTTCACAGCCCAATATATTGCTGATTATGGCCGACCAGCACCGCGGCGACGCGATCGGGGCCGACCCCCACTGCCCAACCGATTCCGAGGGCTACCCGTTCGTTCACACGCCCGAACTGGACAATCTGGTCGAGCGGGGCGCACTGTTCTCACGAGCGTACGTCCCGGCACCCATCTGCGTTCCCGCGCGCCAGTCGCTCTGGTCGGGACAGACACCCGCGACCACCGGCGCGACCAACTGGTACGGCCACCCGTGGGAGTTCGAACACACCCTCGCGGGCGAACTGACTGACGCGGGATACCAGACTCACCTCGTCGGCAAGACCCACTCGCACCCCCGCGGGAACCACGTCGGGTTCGAGCGCATGGGACCAACCCACGTCGGTGCCTCGCTCCGCGACGACGGCTACGCCGAGTGGCTCCGCGACCGGAGTGGCGGCGCGTACGACAAACACACCGGCGGTCTCGAATCGAACACGTGGACCGCCCGACCCTCGCACGTCCCCGAACACGAGCATCCGACGACGTGGACCACGACCAAGGCACTCGAATTCCTCGACGAACGCGACGAGGACCGGCCGTTCTTCCTCACGGTGTCGTACCAGCGTCCCCATCCGCCGTTCGACCCGCCTCGAGCGTTCTGGGAGATGTACGCTGACCGCGACTTACCGACGCCGGTGGTGGGCGAGTGGGTGGACGACGCGTTCGGCGACGAGATTCCGACGTACCCGCCGACCGACGCGTGGATTGCGGACCTCTCGCCGCACGAAATCGACCGGGCGCGGGCGGCCTACTACGGACTCGTGACTCAGATCGACTTTCAGGTAACGCGGCTGTTCGAGGCGATGTGGCGCGAGTTCGGCGTGCTCGATGACACGCTGGTCGTCTACACGTCGGACCACGGCGAGATGCTTGGCGACCACCACCTCTGGCGCAAGGGATTCCCGTTCGAGGGTTCGGCCCGCGTACCGCTTCTGATGCAGTTCCCCGACGGTTGCGACTACCCGACCGAGCGGGTGATAGACCGTCCAGTGGGTCTCGAAGACGTGATGCCGACGCTTCTAGACGTCGCAGGCGTAGACGTGCCTGCGAGCGTGGAGGGTCGAAGCCTGCTCTCACTCGTCGAAGACCCCCACGCCGACTGGCGGCCCTACTATCACGGCGAACTCGGCCCGTCGTGGACGCCCGAGGACGCGACCCAATACCTCGTGGACGACGAGTACAAGTACGCGTGGAACCCCCACACCGGCGACGAGTTCCTCTTCGACGTAGCCGAAGATAGGCGCGAAAAAACGAATCTGGCGGTATCGTCCGACAACGAAGACCTGCTTGCGGCGTACCGGTCGAAGCTCGCGCGTCACCTCGAGGGTCGCGAGGAGGGGTTCAGCGACGGCGAGACACTCCGAACCGTTGGACTCGACGCGTGGGACGGCATGGAAACGCCGTAG
- a CDS encoding AGE family epimerase/isomerase gives MVESDLSVSEEYLSKLERILEDNVLEFWHPRCLDETHGGYVLSYDADGEFAGNDRKMIVTQARMVWLFARLHREGYDDGEYLDAAELGYDFLRTEMWDDDNGGFFWEVERDGTVSKPNKHLYGQSFGLYALSEYYRATGDEGARKFAVEHFKLLESVSRDREYGGYVEYFGPDWTPIESGQTYLETIEPDWSEKESDDSVLDPTLKLMNTHLHLLEAVTEFHAAIGSASSGDRLHELLHILTNTVVRKDTGACTDKYDRSWNPRLDREEFRIASYGHDLENVWLTMEAAEALDVRLSLFEELYETLFDYALEYGYDDENGGFYFYGPLGEPATNRIKAWWVQAECMTSALKMYRQTGGERYLRVFEETLEFVETHQVDDVVGEWHSGIDDSLEPLGRKGAEYKAGYHNGRALLECISELRLLGDD, from the coding sequence ATGGTAGAAAGCGATCTATCGGTCAGCGAGGAGTATCTCTCAAAACTGGAGCGGATTCTCGAAGACAACGTCCTCGAGTTCTGGCATCCGCGGTGCCTCGACGAGACCCACGGCGGGTACGTCCTGAGCTACGACGCGGACGGCGAGTTCGCGGGTAACGACCGGAAAATGATAGTCACGCAGGCCCGGATGGTGTGGCTGTTCGCGCGCCTCCACCGGGAGGGCTACGACGACGGGGAGTACCTCGACGCCGCCGAACTCGGATACGACTTCCTCAGGACCGAAATGTGGGACGACGACAACGGTGGTTTCTTCTGGGAGGTCGAACGCGATGGTACCGTTTCGAAGCCTAACAAGCACCTGTACGGCCAGTCGTTCGGCCTGTACGCGCTGTCGGAGTACTACCGAGCCACCGGCGACGAGGGAGCGCGCAAGTTCGCGGTCGAACACTTCAAACTGCTGGAGAGCGTGTCTCGTGACCGGGAGTATGGCGGCTACGTCGAGTATTTCGGCCCCGACTGGACGCCCATCGAGTCGGGCCAGACGTACCTCGAAACCATCGAACCGGACTGGTCGGAGAAGGAGTCCGACGACAGCGTCCTCGACCCGACGCTGAAACTGATGAATACCCACCTTCACCTCCTCGAAGCGGTCACCGAGTTCCACGCCGCAATCGGGTCGGCCTCGAGCGGCGACCGCCTTCACGAACTGCTTCACATTCTGACCAACACGGTGGTTCGCAAGGATACCGGGGCCTGCACCGACAAGTACGATCGGTCGTGGAACCCCCGTCTCGACCGCGAGGAGTTCCGCATCGCGTCGTACGGCCACGACTTGGAGAACGTCTGGCTCACGATGGAGGCCGCAGAGGCGCTCGACGTTCGACTGAGCCTCTTCGAGGAACTGTACGAGACGTTGTTCGACTACGCGCTGGAGTACGGCTACGACGACGAGAACGGCGGCTTCTACTTCTACGGTCCGCTCGGAGAACCCGCGACCAACCGCATCAAGGCGTGGTGGGTGCAGGCCGAGTGCATGACGAGCGCGCTCAAGATGTACCGTCAGACCGGCGGCGAGCGCTACCTGCGCGTCTTCGAGGAGACGCTCGAGTTTGTCGAGACACACCAGGTGGACGACGTCGTCGGGGAGTGGCACTCAGGCATCGACGACTCGCTCGAACCCCTCGGCCGGAAGGGGGCCGAGTACAAAGCCGGATATCACAATGGACGAGCGTTGCTCGAATGTATCAGCGAGCTCCGACTGCTCGGCGACGACTGA
- a CDS encoding FAD-dependent monooxygenase, with amino-acid sequence MTTKENDKPVLIAGAGPVGMSAALALHARGIDTAILEAESADRDRDGSRAIYVHGSTLRTLDRIHPGIAADLVDEGLVWPTRRTLYRGKEAFNRTYDSPGSKWDIPPFTSVPQVVTEAYMHDALEEVGVDIHWDSAVETVESSADGVRVETADGSEWRTEYLIGADGGGSTVRNEIGANFEGDQSENAFLIADIEEEGGHAEADLERLFHYDAPETDGRNVLLVPFTGGWRLDIQCLEGDDPEELKSDERMQEFIRDVMGEEYVDNLKWVSTYYFLQVMADTFVDDHRRVLLAGEAAHLLAPFGARGMNSGIADADEAASAIAVALGARTDAVARDEIELYAARRETAAEYNLNAAGQALEYLQGEDPVTVLRKEAAASLADHFEAAGEWLDDAPYGPHGSPPIVSTGNY; translated from the coding sequence ATGACTACCAAGGAAAACGATAAGCCAGTGCTGATCGCGGGGGCCGGGCCGGTCGGGATGAGCGCCGCGCTGGCACTACACGCACGGGGAATCGACACCGCGATTCTCGAGGCCGAGTCGGCCGACCGGGACAGAGACGGGAGTCGCGCCATCTACGTCCACGGGAGCACCCTTCGAACGCTCGATCGCATACATCCTGGTATCGCAGCGGATTTAGTCGACGAAGGACTCGTCTGGCCGACCCGTCGAACGCTCTATCGCGGCAAAGAAGCCTTTAATAGAACGTACGACTCGCCCGGCAGTAAATGGGACATTCCCCCCTTCACCAGTGTTCCCCAGGTCGTCACCGAGGCCTACATGCACGACGCCCTCGAGGAGGTGGGCGTCGACATCCACTGGGATTCGGCGGTCGAAACCGTCGAGTCGTCGGCCGACGGCGTTCGCGTCGAGACGGCCGACGGCAGCGAGTGGCGGACCGAGTACCTCATCGGAGCCGACGGCGGCGGCTCGACCGTCCGCAACGAAATCGGCGCGAACTTCGAGGGTGACCAGTCCGAGAACGCCTTCCTCATCGCCGATATCGAAGAGGAGGGCGGCCACGCCGAAGCCGACCTCGAGCGGTTGTTCCACTACGACGCGCCCGAAACCGACGGCCGGAACGTCCTGCTCGTCCCCTTTACCGGCGGCTGGCGACTCGACATCCAGTGTCTCGAGGGCGACGATCCGGAGGAACTCAAAAGCGACGAGCGGATGCAGGAGTTCATCCGCGACGTGATGGGCGAAGAGTACGTGGACAACCTCAAGTGGGTCTCGACGTACTACTTCCTGCAAGTGATGGCCGACACCTTCGTCGACGACCACCGCCGGGTGCTGTTGGCCGGCGAAGCCGCCCACCTGCTGGCCCCGTTCGGTGCCCGCGGCATGAACTCGGGGATCGCCGACGCCGACGAAGCGGCCTCGGCCATCGCCGTCGCCCTCGGCGCGCGCACCGACGCAGTCGCTCGCGATGAAATCGAACTCTACGCGGCACGACGCGAGACAGCCGCCGAGTACAACCTCAACGCCGCAGGACAGGCCCTCGAATACCTGCAGGGAGAAGATCCGGTGACGGTCCTTCGCAAGGAGGCGGCCGCGTCGCTGGCGGATCATTTCGAAGCGGCGGGCGAGTGGCTCGACGACGCTCCCTACGGCCCGCACGGCTCGCCGCCGATCGTCTCAACCGGAAACTACTGA